From Erigeron canadensis isolate Cc75 chromosome 5, C_canadensis_v1, whole genome shotgun sequence:
tttatttttttgcgAGTATGACTGGTCTAATAAAAGAATTGTTTTGTTATCTAACTGATTAGAAACGATGAGACTTTTTGGAAGTTGAGTTATTGACTCGGTCTAACTTAGTTTCGATTACATGCTTAATTGGAATAGTTAggtaaaatttatatttgatggtTAGTATTGGTGTTGTGTTGCTTATATAGAAACCgataaatgaaatttaaaagatCGACTATCTCTTTGTTTATGCAAAATGGTCGCTTATGGCAGTTTTTGACTGTGTATGATGTTATCGCCggtcaatttttatttttttttgctagTGACAGGCGAGGGGAAGAGAGGGTGTTTGGTAACAGAGATAAATGGGATAGAGGGTACGTGTTACTTTAGCTTAAGTGGATAATATCATTTTATAGTACCCACTCAGTACACTGGCAAGAACATTCTTATGGGAGCTCCTGACTTGTAAATGTGGGTAGACTGTAGAGTATAttttactcgtatatattactCAATCTTTTCACAAAAGGCACAAAGTATCATCTTCAAACAGTGCTTTCCGGCTCACTTGGCTACTTAACTAGTTGATACTATTTAGTGTTGTTGCTATTTTTTCGTTACCTTTGCAAATTATTATGCGTGGACACCCAAAGTTACATTCTTCCTTGTCTGCATTGTTGTTAGAACGATAAACCATATTACTTCACTCCTAAGTCCTAAATTACACTAATATATGGATGTAGCTTATGACTTTTAAAAACCCCTTAATAATCTACGCATACAACTGTAATAAGTGAGACTCGAGCCCTCATAATATATCAAAAGGTCAAAGTTTACCAATaggctatatatatagcttttttTACCGAAAGGTCAAAGTTTACCAATAGGCTATATAGCTATTTTTCATTATCATAGACAATCATTTGGTAGACATTCAACTAAGTTTTTCCAATGTACTTGTGCAGTATTATCATAATTGTGAGTTTCAGTCTGATAGCTGACAACTGTGGCATTATCGGTGATCCAAGGCGAGACCCCATCAAATTTCTTTGGCAACAAGACTTTTTCAATGTAAAGACATATTGTATCACCAGAGTCTTCTATGAATCAGTTTGCAACAACAAGAGATGCTCGATATTCTGTCGAAGGCTCACTCGTGCACTCCTTGTCTCCTTCTATAATATTTAACTAGTTTAATACCGATCTGTGATCGGGTAAaacaataactttttatatGTATTGCAATAATTGTAATTGGATTTATTAGAAAATGTATTGGAAAATGCAAAAAAAGTCTTATATTATTGGTCGTGTTTATCAATATTTAGTATTATCCATTAAACATATTAGAAAGTAGTTTAATACATGTATAAAAAAGTagttatgttttgaatttttttattagaaagtATTAtccattaaacatatttattttgaacttttttatatatatttcttgtaTACAAATTTAccacattattttttaaaattttaaattaataagatttttttatctacatttatttaataatttactttaatttatttttttttcttgaactcTTATGCATTTGAAATGTCATTaaacttttatgtattttttttttgcaaagtgaGTTTTTAATTTAGACGTATTCTAGACAATTTTAACAAGATATTTCTGACCTCCAACTCTCTCCTCAATAGAAAATACTTTTAAGATGAAAATCTTAAAACTTATGAGATTTTAGGCAAACTTTTGTGTATTTAACAACGAAAATATCCTTACATAACACATTTTAGTCATACCAACACAATAAAAATCTCAGATAAAAATAGTCTAGATAGGTAAAAGTAAAAGCTTCCAATGTAAACTAAACAAAACTTCCTCCATACTTTTTCTTAGAAATTTAAGTTTCAAACAACTCATGAATGAATGATGAGATATTCGGAGAAAATAAAAGATACGTCACAAACTTAAAATTGATACGGATGACTAGACAAGTATAAAACCACACTTGGCGCAACCTCAAAAAtacattttcatttcaattttaatttttccacACTTTCCCTCCCTCTCTTCCTCACTATATCACTTTCTAGGGTTTTAAAAAATCCCCaaactcaaaaatcaaaatggcAGTAAGGCTAACAGCCGGCGCAATACCGCAAATATCAGGCGAAGATTGGCAAAATTTTGACCTGAAACCGGTGCTTCAGGTCACCGATATTCGAATGGTGGTGACGCAATCATCGGCCGCCCAACAGAAAGAAAGATACAAACTTTTGTTATCTGACGGTGTATCTAGTCAGCAAGGGATGCTTGCTACTAATCATAATGAATTGGTTACTTCTAATCTCTTGCAAATTGGCTCCGTTCTTCGACTCGATAATTTTGTTCGTAATTTGATTCGCGATCGCATGTACGTCTTCCTTTATATATCCATACatctacatatacatatatataattgtatatatatatatacatctcttcatatataatttagttttagtcagtttattaattttatgattATGTTCCAGTTTTTGGATTAAGATtgaagttataatatatatatttttttggttaaaaattgTTTTAGGTTTATTTAGTTAACAAAATTTGTGTAACTTTTGTACCTGTTATggtgatataatatatattggtTTTTAAGCGAATTCGTGTAGTTAGCTATTGTTATATACATTGCATGTCAAGTTTATATTTGATGGTTAGTTACTTAGTATAGCGCCGTGTTGTTTGTTTTTTGCAAAATGGTGGCTTATGGCAGTTTTTGGTGTTTTATGATGTTTTCGGCGGGTTTTTGGATTTCCTAGTAGTTTTTGGTGGTGGCAGGCGAGGGGAAGAaagggtgtttggtaatatGGATAGAAGGAAGGATGGGGTGGAGGGTGTTACTCTCTATTGGGCGAGAAaaagtgacaatttgttatattaTTGGTGTTACTGTATATTAAGTGAATAATTTTCGTACAACTAATGATACTCACCAATCTAGTGAAAGGTGGTTTATTGATTTTTGGATCTTCTGTTTTTGATGATCTATGGCAGATGTCGGTAGTTGGCGGGAGGGAGGTGATGTAAGAAGGAGGGGACATTCTTATTGAGTGGGGAAAAGAGGGTGATGTGGCAGATTCTTACATATAAATGGGGGTGGggtatatcatatatgtcataTATTACTTACCTTGTAAGTTTTTTCCACGATGCATCGTCTAACTGTGCTTTTCTGGCTCACTTGGCTTTTATCTTATTGAGCTCCATCTTTAGCATATACTTAACTAGTTGCTACTTTTTAGTGTAGTTGCTTATCTCTTTGTTACCTTTGCCAACTATTTTACATGGACACGTAAAGTTATGTTCTTTGTCTACATTCTacttttttatgtaataactaaaataaaattctaTGTGTATCATCTTTACATTCGTTGTGTCCATACAGATTTTTCTTATCACTGCATAGACATTCAACTAAGTTTTTCCAATATATACTTGTGCAGTATCATTTTACTTGTCAGTTTCGAGATACTTGATAAGTGTGACATTATCGGTGATCCAACACCAGTCCCAACTCCTCCAATGGCTAGCCATGTAGTACCATCACAGTCTTCTCTGAATCAGTCTGCAACAACAGCTAGAGGTGCTCGGTCTTCTATCGAAGGCTCACTTGCGGGCTCTGTTATAAGGCCGGATTCGAATGTCAGCCCACAAATTTATACTTCAGAACGTCAACATACCACGGGCTTACATTCTTATGGTACCTcctttaataataattatgggTCAGGACAATATATTACAAATCGTGCTCTTTTTCAGCAGTCTCCTGCAAACAACCGTACACAGCCAATGCAGCAGACATATAATCAACAATCTTCAATGTATGGTAACAGGGCCCCCATTGCTAAAAATGAGGCTCCTTCAAGAATTATACCCATTGCTGCTTTGAACCCTTATCAAGGTAATTGGACCGTTAAGGCCCGGGTGTCTGTAAAAGGTGAACTTAGACATTACAAAAATGCCAAAGGAGATGGTAAAGTTTTCTCATTTGATCTACTTGATTCTGATGGTGGAGAAATACGAGCAACCTGTTTCAATGCTGTGGCTGACCAATTCTACAACCAAATTGAAGTTGGAAAGGTGTATTATATTTCAAAAGGAAGTATAAAACCCGCTCAAAAAGcttttaatcatttaaaaaatgatCATGAAATTACACTTGACTATTCATCAACTGTTCAGCCGTGCTTTGATGATGATACTTCAATTCCTCGTCAGCAGTTCCATTTCTGTTCTATTGGTGAGATAGAGAACATGGATACCAACAATATCTTGGATATAATTGGTGTGGTATCTAGTATCAAACCTTCACAAGCGTTAATGACGAAAAACAACGTTGAAACTCAAAAACAGGTTCTTACCTTAAGGGATGGCTCTGGAAGAAGCATTGACTTGACTTTATGGGGTAACTTTTGCAACGTAGAAGGTCAAACACTTCAACAGCTGTGTGATTCTGGTCAATTCCCCGTTCTAGCTGTAAAGTCTGCTAAAGTTCATGATTTTAACGGGAAGTCAATCGGGACCATATCCTTGAGCCAGCTGTCTATTGAACCTGATATCCGTGAGGCGCGTAATCTTAGAGCATGGTTTGACAGTGTCGGGAGGAATACCCCTTCCATTTCCATGTCAACCACACATTTAGATGTATGTAAGACACTCTCTCAGATTAAAGATGAAAAGTTAGGGACATTTGAGAAACCAGACTGGATAACTGTTAAAGCCACCATCTCGCAGCTAAAACTTGACTACTTTTGCTACACAGCATGCCCGAATATGGTTAATGGTAGGCAATGTACCAAAAAAGTTGTGGATAATGGAGATGGAAAATGGCGATGTGACAAGTGTGATCAGGTTGTTGATGAATGTGATTATCGATATATCCTTCAGCTGCAGATACAAGACCATACTGGTTCCACATGGACAACTGCATTTCAAGAAACTGGTGAGAAGATAATGGGCGTTTCTGCTAAAGAGCTGTATTTCATTAAACATGAAAAGCAAGATGATGATATGTTTACTGAAATAGTTCGTAACGTCCTTCTTAGtgaatttacttttaaattgaaaGTAAAAGAAGAGGTATATGGTGATGATCAGAGAGCAATAAAATCCAATGTTCATTATgcagaaaagattaatttttcGTCAAAAGCAAAATCACTACTTCTGGATCTTCAGAATATGCATAAAAAAGAGGACCCTGGTTCCATACCTCCATATCTTGGACTCAATCCCCCATCTGGGAATATGGTTCATAAAAATACTGCTCCAATGAATTATGCTGGAGGTGATACTGCTGTTGGCCAGCGTAATGTTATAAATGCAAGTCACCTGGGTCATTATGGGAGTCAGTATGGTGGGAATAGTGGTGCATCTGGTGAGTGCTATAAGTGTCGTCAACCAGGGCATATTGCACGAGACTGCCCTGGTGTGGGCAATGCAGTTCCACCGTATGGAAGCGGAGCTGTTCCTTCAGGCAGATTTGATAGTGGTTTTACTTCAGGAGGAGGAAGTAGTGGAACATCCGGTGGTTGCTTCAAGTGTCATCAACCGGGGCATTATGCACGAGACTGCCCTGGTGCGAGTAATGTTGCCTCACCTTATGGACGTGAAAATGTTGCTTCAGCAAGATTTGACAGTGGTATATCTTCTGGAGGCGGGAATAGT
This genomic window contains:
- the LOC122601701 gene encoding replication protein A 70 kDa DNA-binding subunit A-like, which produces MAVRLTAGAIPQISGEDWQNFDLKPVLQVTDIRMVVTQSSAAQQKERYKLLLSDGVSSQQGMLATNHNELVTSNLLQIGSVLRLDNFVRNLIRDRIIILLVSFEILDKCDIIGDPTPVPTPPMASHVVPSQSSLNQSATTARGARSSIEGSLAGSVIRPDSNVSPQIYTSERQHTTGLHSYGTSFNNNYGSGQYITNRALFQQSPANNRTQPMQQTYNQQSSMYGNRAPIAKNEAPSRIIPIAALNPYQGNWTVKARVSVKGELRHYKNAKGDGKVFSFDLLDSDGGEIRATCFNAVADQFYNQIEVGKVYYISKGSIKPAQKAFNHLKNDHEITLDYSSTVQPCFDDDTSIPRQQFHFCSIGEIENMDTNNILDIIGVVSSIKPSQALMTKNNVETQKQVLTLRDGSGRSIDLTLWGNFCNVEGQTLQQLCDSGQFPVLAVKSAKVHDFNGKSIGTISLSQLSIEPDIREARNLRAWFDSVGRNTPSISMSTTHLDVCKTLSQIKDEKLGTFEKPDWITVKATISQLKLDYFCYTACPNMVNGRQCTKKVVDNGDGKWRCDKCDQVVDECDYRYILQLQIQDHTGSTWTTAFQETGEKIMGVSAKELYFIKHEKQDDDMFTEIVRNVLLSEFTFKLKVKEEVYGDDQRAIKSNVHYAEKINFSSKAKSLLLDLQNMHKKEDPGSIPPYLGLNPPSGNMVHKNTAPMNYAGGDTAVGQRNVINASHLGHYGSQYGGNSGASGECYKCRQPGHIARDCPGVGNAVPPYGSGAVPSGRFDSGFTSGGGSSGTSGGCFKCHQPGHYARDCPGASNVASPYGRENVASARFDSGISSGGGNSGASGNCFKCNQSGHYANNCPAVNGSVASGRFGNGMAAGGGNSVASIECYRCHQFGHYANNCPGV